The following DNA comes from bacterium.
CGCGACCCGGCATACGGATCTGTCCGGACACGATCCGCCGCTCGCCGATCCTTCGGTTCTCGATCTTCTCCTACGAAGCGAGCGGGATCGTCACATCGCTGCGGCGATCCGGAGTCTGGACGGCGATCACCGCGATACACTGGTGCTGCGCTTCTACGGCGGTCACAGCTATCAGGAGATCGCGGAGCTGATGGGAGTGCCGCTGGGGACGGTGAAATCACGAATGTTTTATGCGGTGAAACAGTGCCGCGAGGTGCTGCGGGAGAAGGGAATCCTCGAATGAATCATCTAAGCGAAGACAAGCTTCTTGAGTATGTTCTGGAACTGCTCGACGGCAATGACGAGCGTGACGTGCGGCTGCATTTGGAGAAGTGCGAGGAATGCCGACATCGCTACGAAAAAGTTCAGCGGGAAGTGAGCATGTTCGGCGGTGTCGAAGCTACGGGCACGATTCCGGCTTTTCCGCTTCGTCGCGCACGCTCGCCGGTGTTGCACGTTGCGCTCCGGGCGGCGGCACTTTTACTGATCGGATTTCTGGCGGGCTATGGGACGTCGAACTGGACGTGTCCGACTCCCGTTAACGTGATTCCCGCCTACACCGAGCTTTCGCCACCGGCTGACTCGCTTGCGCGTTTTGCAGTTACAGATGCAACGGGCGTGTCGTTCAACTGATTGGCTGCGAACAAACGCTGAATCCAATTTCGTTCCCCCCGAATCGAAGATTTGGGGGGAAATTAGTTTCTCCACAAAATTGGCAATCGTTGCGGAAGAAACATGTGGGCGGCCACACCGGGCCGCCCCTACAATTTTCGAGGATTTGATCCGCGCGTTTACAGCGGCCAGGCGTAAGGTGAAGCGGTGCGGGTGATCTGCGAGCGCTCGGGATTAATATCCTCGGCGGGAACGTCATCGCAGAGACCGCGGATCGCCGGTTGATCGTCGAGGAAAAGATCGTCCACGGGTTTTCCGAAATCTTCGAGCCAGTAGGCTTCGGGATTGCGGTGGAAAACCAGAAAACGGCCCTTGTATTCGGGCTGGGGAGAACTGTGATACTTGAGGTAGGTGAACTTTGATGAAATGCCGACGATCTCGATCTTGCCGGTGGCGTGCGACATGACAAAGCGGGCGCGCTTGGCCAGACCCGAGCATTTGGTGCGGGCGCGCTCGAAGATCAGATACGCTTCCTCGATAGGCACGGTGTAGGCCTTGTTGCCGTAGGTGGGACGACACTGGAAGACGTAGTAGGGCGGCACACCGATAAACGAGAGTTTCCTGAACAATTCCGCCAGCACTTCGGGATCGTCGTTGACGCCGCGGATGATGGGAGTCTGATTGACGGCCCGGCAACCGGCTTCGAGGAGCTTGCTCGTGGCTGCCACCGCTTCCTCCGTCAGTTCGCGCGGATGATCGAAGTGCGAGACGATGTAGATCCGCTTTTCCGGTGTGCTGTAGCGGCCGAGCAACTCCACGAGCGGCGGATCGTTCAACACGCGATGGGGATTGAAGGCGGTGACTTTGGTGCCGATGCGGATGATCTGGACGTGTTCGATGGTGCGAAGCTCGGCGACGATCTGCTTGAGTTTGGACGTGGAAAGGAGTAGCGGATCGCCGCCGGTGAGCAGAACGTTGGTGATCTCGTTGTGCTCACGGATGTAGGCATAGGCCTTGGTCAGGTCGTAAGGGACTTCAGCGTTCTCGTTGGTGAAGATTCGTTTGCGGAAACAGAACCGGCAATAGGCGGCGCAAACGCGGCTGGCAAGGATCAGTGCGGTCGGGCCGTATTTGTGTTCGAGACCGGGAGCCACGGTGTAATCCGCTTCGCGGCTGGGATCGGCCTCACCCCACGGCTCCAGTTCATCGGCGGAGGGAATCACCAGACGGCGCAGCGGATCGCCCGGATCATCCCAGCCAATCAAGCTGAGGAAGTATTCGTTGCAGCGAAAGGCGAACCGCTTGGTGACCGGATCAAGCTCTGTGCGTTCGGCGGCGGAAACCTGCTGGACTTGCTCGAGATGAGTGATGTACTTCGTGTTCACGGGAGCCTCCTCTCGTCGTTGGATTCGATCTCCCCGGAAATTCAGTCGGAGAGAATGGCGGGAAGCGGCTGGCTTCAAAGACAATGTATCCGGCCCTCCGTCGGCACTGATACGTCTCGTGCGAAGGAGGAACCGGTCCTGTGAGCAAGATAAGGCAGGAGTGTCCGCGAGTCAAGCGAAATCGGCAGGCACACTCCGTCTCTTCCTCTATGTTATTGTAGTAAAAGAGAATGTCGTCGCGGGTTCCCCACTCCTCCCGGAAACCGACCTGTCCACGATGCCCCGTTTTACACAGTGGAGCACGATTCTCCTTGACTTTGTGACAGAAATTGCTAATATAATCTTTACTACTCGATAAATAAGTAAGATATTGAGATTGGCGGACGGACGAGCTGTATCGTCGTTTATTCTG
Coding sequences within:
- a CDS encoding RNA polymerase sigma factor — translated: MTSDWELWDRARRGSVTAWRELVQHHHSRLVSLGLLITGSAAAAQDVAQESFVRLLQLDPKHRQGSVGGLLSTIAYRLALKERRRATRHTDLSGHDPPLADPSVLDLLLRSERDRHIAAAIRSLDGDHRDTLVLRFYGGHSYQEIAELMGVPLGTVKSRMFYAVKQCREVLREKGILE
- a CDS encoding zf-HC2 domain-containing protein, with translation MNHLSEDKLLEYVLELLDGNDERDVRLHLEKCEECRHRYEKVQREVSMFGGVEATGTIPAFPLRRARSPVLHVALRAAALLLIGFLAGYGTSNWTCPTPVNVIPAYTELSPPADSLARFAVTDATGVSFN
- a CDS encoding KamA family radical SAM protein, encoding MNTKYITHLEQVQQVSAAERTELDPVTKRFAFRCNEYFLSLIGWDDPGDPLRRLVIPSADELEPWGEADPSREADYTVAPGLEHKYGPTALILASRVCAAYCRFCFRKRIFTNENAEVPYDLTKAYAYIREHNEITNVLLTGGDPLLLSTSKLKQIVAELRTIEHVQIIRIGTKVTAFNPHRVLNDPPLVELLGRYSTPEKRIYIVSHFDHPRELTEEAVAATSKLLEAGCRAVNQTPIIRGVNDDPEVLAELFRKLSFIGVPPYYVFQCRPTYGNKAYTVPIEEAYLIFERARTKCSGLAKRARFVMSHATGKIEIVGISSKFTYLKYHSSPQPEYKGRFLVFHRNPEAYWLEDFGKPVDDLFLDDQPAIRGLCDDVPAEDINPERSQITRTASPYAWPL